Genomic DNA from Oncorhynchus mykiss isolate Arlee chromosome 2, USDA_OmykA_1.1, whole genome shotgun sequence:
GCATCCTGCATGTTTCCAGGGATACCCCGTAGATTTCAGTCTGTTTTTGCACACGACTGTTTTCCAAAATAGATGAGACGAAACTTAGATAGCTAATATTGATAAGGCAGGCTATTCGAAGAAAGAAACATAGTCAACGCTAGCTAGCAAACAAACTTACCGTCGTTTCCATTCTCTTTTGCATCCGTGCCGTCTTCCTCGTCCTCTGTCTCAGACCAATCGAAATGCCGCTGATTGTTGAAGGAAACGTCGGTGTTGTGGGTCTTTTCTTCAGAAGATGTTAAATATACCAACTCATTACATATCTCTGATCTATCATTAGCTCGAAGCGCAATGCTACTTTCAGTCTGGCTAGCAAGCCCATCGGTAACAATACTAGATTCTCTATTTTCATTTGAGTGCTTGGGAATTCTGTCTAATTCAACAGCAAAAGTGTTATCGGGGTCTGTCGATTTATAGTCAGATGTTTCGCATTTCTGTGCTGCACCCCCCGGGTCCCCCAGCTCATCGTTGGGGTCGCCCTGGCGTCTCTCTGACGAATTCACAGCAGCCATGTTTTACCCATGTAGCACTCCTCCAAAGATGGTTCTCTATGACCCCTCTTCCTCAACGTGAAGGCAGAAGGCGAAACGAATTGTATATTATGTTACTGGCCGCTAGAGTGTGATGGTGTGAAGTGAAAGGTCTTCGCCTGCCCTGCATTCTGCAGGTGATGTTGTCTTTATCCACTTCAGATTGTCATGAGTATTGAAACGAAAGCAATGCATTTTACGTTTATCCATGATCATTCACTCACATCAGTCAACAGATTGCACCATCAGCACTTGTCTAAATAAAGAGCTATTGAAGAGCTGTGGCGAGATATAGTTCAGGGTTGCCTTTATTAATCTTTAGTCAATACATGTCTCAGAACAGAGTCAGACCCTTCAACTATATTTAGGTGTATAAATTGTGCAAAATGGTACACCAAttcttaatttgtttacagatCCCTTGCATTTTATTGTCTACACATCAGAAACTGCATGCAAGATAACACATACATCATACTTGTAGATAATGCTTAATAAATTGATAACATCACGAGAAACAAATAATGAAAATCTGAAGCAAAATACATACTGATGCAGATTTTCATTTAAGAGCTATGTAGGGAAACAGTTCCATATCTTAAACATTATAGTCCAATTATAATGATTTATCATCACATGTTAAATACACATTGTATAATACTTTATTCTAAGAATTGCATGTGTATGTCCAGCCTGTCACACAATGCATGTTTAATATGCATCATACAACTGGATGAGCAATGGTATATTACATTTCAATGGTCTTTTACTAATATGCTCTAATGATAGATTGCTGCAGACTCCAAAGTGCTTTCTGTAAATGTAATGCTGATTGTCTATCTACAAGATTTGGGCAAAACAGAAATCGCTGACATTTCTTGGTTCTATTGCAGCAACTTCCAACCAATACATTATGCTAATATTTGTGGATGAGGGCTGAACCTTCAATTAGCCTACTGTGTTTAGTTtgaataatatatacagtgcattcggaaagtattcagaccccttgactttttgcacatttttgtttcgttacagccttattctaaaatgtattaaatcgttttgttcttccatcaatctacacacaataccccataatgacaaagcaaaaaaaaaaacattttttttagaaatgtttgcaaaagtattacaaataaaatacagaaatatcacacataagtattcagacactttactcagtacagAGCACACTCTACTTACTTTGTTGAAATACCATTGGTCGCGAATACAGCCTCAAgtatttttgggtatgacgctacaagcttggcacacctatatttggggagcttctcccattggatggggagcatcactgcacagctattttcaggtctctccagagatgttcgatcaggttcaagtctgggctctggctgggccactcaaggacattcagagacttgtcccgaagccactcctgcattgttttggctgttATTGTCCctttggaaggtaaaccttcaccccaATCAGAGGTccagagcactctggagcaggttttcatcaaggatctctctgtactttgatctgttcatctttccctagatcctgactagtctccctgccactgaaaaacatcccaacagcatgatgcagccaccaccatgcttcagcgtagggatggtgccaggtttccttcagacgtgacgctcGGCATTCATACCAAAGAGCTCAATCTAggttatcagaccagagaatcttgtttctcgtggtcagagtcctttcaggtgccttttggcaaactccaagcaggccgttatgtgccttttactgaggagtggcttccatctggtcactctaccataaaggcctgattggtagagggctgcagagatgggagaaccttccagaaggacaaccatctccacagaggaactctatcagagtgaccatcgggttcttggtcatctccatgaccaaggcccttctccaattgctcagtttacctaggaggccagctctaggaagattttggtggttccaaacttcttccacttaagaatgatagaggccactgtgttcttagggaccttcaatgctgcagaaatgttttggtacccttccccagatctgtctcggagctctacagacaattcctttgacctcatggcttggtttttgctctgacatgcactgtcaactgtgggaccttaattTACCAcagtggactctaatcaagttgtacaaacatctcaaggatgatcaatggaaaaaggataaACCTGATATCAAtttcagtctcatagcaaagggtctgaacatttatgtaaataagttatttcagattatttaaaaaaaatttgctaacatttctaaaaacctgtttttgctttgtcattatggggtattgtgtgtagattgatgaggaaaaacagtaatcgaatacattttagaacaaggctgtaactaaacaaaatgtggaaaaagtcagggggtctgaatactttacacaCTCTACATAACAAATGTGCTAAAGAAACAACTTTTTCGACTTTGGTTGAAATTAGAGGGACACAATTATTTCAAATCAGATTGTattagagaaaataaataaagtacATCAAAGCTTATTTTCATCTTTATCTAACGCCTTCTTCTTCGTCTATGGTCAACAATTCTCCCCCGCCTTGGCCGTTGGACGGTTCCATTAATGACTGCGGGTGGATCTGGACGGGTGGTACCATCAAGAATATCTGGGGGTGGTGGTACAGGGGCAACTGCTAAAGTTGGTTGATTACTTGGACTCTGGGGGTGGTGCTGCTGTGGTTGCTGTGGTAGCAgttgtatttgttgttgttgctgctgcacCAGTTGGGGTTGCTGTAGTAACAGTTGTTGCTGTTGtatctgttgttgttgctgctgctgcaccAGTTGGGGTTGCTGTATCTGTTGTTGTTGCGGCTGCTGCTGAATTGGTTGTTGAGGCTGTGGTTGCTGCTGCTGTAACTGTTGTGGTTGCTGCATTATTGACTGTTGTGGCTGTTGTTTTTGGGAATGATGTGGCTGCTgctgtggtggttgttgttgttgctgctgctgctgtgccTCTAGGACTCCCAGCAGCCTTTGCAGGAGAACATTGTTTTGCTGTAGGCTGGTTGCCAGTGCCTCTTGAGAGGCCACTAATGTTCTCATATCACGTCGGAATCCCTCCCCAAACTCCCGAAGACTCTGCTCCACCCGATCCCCCAGCTGCAGAGCTGCCTCCCCCACGCCGCGGAGCTCGTCCTCCAGCCATAAGCCGCGAGGAGGGGCCTCCAATGGTCCCTGCTGGGCCCCTAGTGATGGCTGGGGACTAGGCTGAGGGGTCCCATTGAGGAAAGGGGCGctgtagaggggagagggaggcagccaGCGTTCCGAGTTAGGGGGAGGTCCTatccccagtcccagtcctaaACCCAGCTTTTCCTCCATACTGCTCTCTGCCCCCTCGCATTCCGCCTCTCCCACCTCCACTTCCCGCTCACCACTATCCTCATCCTTCTCAAAGCCATCCCTCTCCAACCCTTCACCTCCACCCACTGCAGTAAACAAGAGGACATAGTAGAAAGCAGTGGTTAAAAAGTGCAGTTTTTATATGTATTATCTGAATGTTCCTACAAGTCTTGAATCTAAGGCTTTACCTCATTGTTAGTGTTCAGATTTACCTGGTTCTGTATCAGTGAAGCACGTGAAACTGGCCTTCCCTCTGGTGCTTTGCTTCTGTCTGGCCTGGTGAAGCCTGGGGCTTGCCTGAGCTGACCGTCCCAGCATGGAAGCCCCTCTGTTGGATGGCAGGTAACAAGTGCGGTGCCTAGCGTCTGCCAGCCTGCCTCCATTGCGTCTCTTCAGGTCATCCCAGCGCTTTTTGACCTCGCGGAGGGTACGAGGGACTCTGGACACAGCGTTGACCCGCTCCAGGATCCCTGCccagatcctctctctctccctgcgccGGAGCCTCCCAGCAGGACCAAAAAGCTCTCCCTCACACCGCGTCACCTCAGAAACCAGCACCTCCAGCTCTGCACCGCTAAAACGACTCTTCCTCTTTCCTGCACCCCCTGCTGCCAACACAGAGGACAAACCTCTGTCTACAGAAAGACAGAGTTGATCTATAGGTGTTTACCATGTGTCATATGAGGTGAAACACAAAAATGTAATAGTCAAAACATATTTATCATAACAGTACAGAGCACCACTGCAAGCATCAATATTGAACAATAGACATGTGTTTAATAGCTAAAAGTTGGCTAAAGCTTACGCTGTTCCATGGATAGGAGGTCATCTGAGGACATGCCAGGGGTCATGATGTTAGGATGCACCACCACCACGTTGAAGGGGAGTCCACCAGGCAGCCCGCTGCTTTGGTCACAGCTGCCTTCCGAGTCCTCATCCTCCCTGGGAAAGCCGTCCTCTGAGACGCCCCCTCCGAAGGGTCCCTCCGGAGACTCCACTTTGATGTGCATGGGAGGCGAGTGCTCGTACAGCAGCCCCCCCTCCTCGTAGTACTCAGTCATGAGTCAGGCCTGGTTTACAGATGGACCAACTGACAGTTCCATTCACACTGCGACAGATGGCCGGCCGTACCACAGCATTGTTGGGGACGTGAGCAATATCTACCTGACAACTAACTAATCTTTCAGTGAGGGCAGCATAAGGCATATGTTCACAGGATACAACTAAGTGGCACATAAAAAAATAGGGGCGCTAGGAGAGCATCATGTGCAGGGACGTACTGAGATCAACATTCACTATAATGTGCATTCGTTTGCATACGATATTATTAATTCATACCAGGTAGCCTACAGCTAAAGTCCTGGAGCAGACGTTAATCAACTGTAAAATATGGCCAAGAGAGACATGCACTCTCTCTGAAAACTAGAATTTAAATTCCTTTATAGTAGTGCAAAAACAACTATATGAAAGTACCCATCAACAGAGATATGCAAAAGTGCAGATACACTTGAGTAAATAGAGGATCGAGGGAATTCTACAAAAGAGAGAAATATAATACATGTTACCAAATAGTTTCACAAATGACAAATAATTTACAACATAAGTTTTAACTTGATGATGATTTCTAGCACCTTTATAATTGCGTTTTTGTCGCAGCGATGCGCATTTTTTTCTGCACCACATCCGCAATGGTTGCGCATTCCGCATATATTACTGGTGATGCTGATATAGCTAT
This window encodes:
- the LOC118936533 gene encoding RNA polymerase II degradation factor 1-like, yielding MTEYYEEGGLLYEHSPPMHIKVESPEGPFGGGVSEDGFPREDEDSEGSCDQSSGLPGGLPFNVVVVHPNIMTPGMSSDDLLSMEQHRGLSSVLAAGGAGKRKSRFSGAELEVLVSEVTRCEGELFGPAGRLRRRERERIWAGILERVNAVSRVPRTLREVKKRWDDLKRRNGGRLADARHRTCYLPSNRGASMLGRSAQASPRLHQARQKQSTRGKASFTCFTDTEPVGGGEGLERDGFEKDEDSGEREVEVGEAECEGAESSMEEKLGLGLGLGIGPPPNSERWLPPSPLYSAPFLNGTPQPSPQPSLGAQQGPLEAPPRGLWLEDELRGVGEAALQLGDRVEQSLREFGEGFRRDMRTLVASQEALATSLQQNNVLLQRLLGVLEAQQQQQQQQPPQQQPHHSQKQQPQQSIMQQPQQLQQQQPQPQQPIQQQPQQQQIQQPQLVQQQQQQQIQQQQLLLQQPQLVQQQQQQIQLLPQQPQQHHPQSPSNQPTLAVAPVPPPPDILDGTTRPDPPAVINGTVQRPRRGRIVDHRRRRRR